The window CTGATAATCCGAAAAGAGAAATAGATCGTACCGAAGTTTTATTCGGAATAGCATTCATCTCTTTTGAGATCGGCAATGTGACAAACTTTTCTATTTCCTCTGCACTTCTTCCCGGCCATTGGGTAATTACCCTTACCCTAGTATTGGTAACATCCGGAAATGCCTCAATGGGAGTGTGTATATAAGAATAGATTCCTCCAAGCAATAACATGAAAGTTCCTAAAAGAACAATCAGTGAGTTTTTTAAAGAGAAGGAAACTATATTCTGTACAAATTTTCGCATTACTTCTTAGTAGTATTTAATTGGTTTTTCAGGTTCTCATAAATTAACAATCCATTGGAAGCAATTACGTTTTCACCTTGTTTTAAGTTTCCTTCTACATAGATATACTGACTGTTTGAAGCAATCTCTGTTACAGGTCTTATTTCCAGTTCACAATCCTTTTTATATACTACTACATAACTCTGGTTATTATCAAAGATCAAAGCCTTCGCAGGAATTGCCAACGCCGTTTTATTTTGTGAATTAACAGGTAAAACAACATCTGCGGACATTCCCGGTCTTAGTTTCATTCCGTTATTATCCATGATAATCTTAGCTTTCAGTACTCTTTCATTTTCGTTAAAAACCTGAGAAATATTATTGATCTTTCCGGGAAAACTGTCATCAGGATAAGCCAAAGTTTTCACAACTACAGGCTGATCTACATAAACATGTCTCATGTTGGTAGCATATACATTTGCCATCACCCATACTTTATCCAGATTGGAAATCGTAAAAAGCTGGTCGCCACCAGCTGTTACCGGCATTCCTTTGGAAATATTCTTGTTGATGACATATCCGTCGGCAGGCGCTTTAATTTGAAGAGTACTTCCGCCCGCAGAATACAATTGCATATTCTTTTGGGTCTTAGAAATATTGGATTGTAAAATCGTTACTTCTGCTCTTGCTTCCTGAAGATCTTTCTGAGAGGCAATATCATCTTTATACATGGCTTCCACTGAGGACAGTTTTCGTTTAGCAACTGCAAGCTGAGCCTGTAATGTTTGGGTATCATCCTGCATTTCGTTAACCGCTGTACTCTTTACAGAAGCCAGAACCTGTCCTTTTTTACATAATCTCCAAGTGAAAAATAAGTATCGGTAACCACTCCATCCACAAGGCTTACAAAAGGAACTGTTTTATCAGAATTGCTTTCCACTTCTCCGGTAAGGGTGATGCTTTCTTCAATGGGAAGCATTTCTGCTTTAGCCAGTTTAATATCTTTTTTGAGTTCTTGGCTGATACAATAAGTTTTCTCAGCTTCATTAGCAGGCTTATCATCTTTACAGCTTGTAAGTATTACCAGTGCGGATGCATAAATTGCTGCGATATATTTGGTAGTGTTCATTTTCATAAATAGATGTTCATATATTTTAAGACTATGCTGAATGGGTATCTATAAATCCTGCCCTACAACATATTGCAGGTTCTCGTAGTATTGGTTAAGCTCTTTTTTAGTATCCAGAATAATCATTTTATTGCTGATATAGGTATCCAGAAAATCCATATACTCCAGCATACTGATATTCCTTAACCTAAAGTTCTTTTCATGACTCACCAATAAACCATCC of the Chryseobacterium capnotolerans genome contains:
- a CDS encoding efflux RND transporter periplasmic adaptor subunit — its product is MASVKSTAVNEMQDDTQTLQAQLAVAKRKLSSVEAMYKDDIASQKDLQEARAEVTILQSNISKTQKNMQLYSAGGSTLQIKAPADGYVINKNISKGMPVTAGGDQLFTISNLDKVWVMANVYATNMRHVYVDQPVVVKTLAYPDDSFPGKINNISQVFNENERVLKAKIIMDNNGMKLRPGMSADVVLPVNSQNKTALAIPAKALIFDNNQSYVVVYKKDCELEIRPVTEIASNSQYIYVEGNLKQGENVIASNGLLIYENLKNQLNTTKK